Proteins from a genomic interval of Heteronotia binoei isolate CCM8104 ecotype False Entrance Well chromosome 5, APGP_CSIRO_Hbin_v1, whole genome shotgun sequence:
- the LOC132571462 gene encoding ankyrin repeat and SOCS box protein 8-like, whose product MWTEGGCPFGKMGFYISSLSRPPYGNRVQVDTRPPVKRYQAAPSYNYRWTELHYEASRGNTEKLRQLLETSGKELVDRKDYYGKTPLYWAAYKGQRRSVELLLEHGANVNTCCKHGGTPLHAAIGLFPDCTLLLIQHGADVNLQDNWGVTPMYLAACSGQTECIRLLVQAGACISYRNKRTGAPPKRLVSQPALISWMESCRRQPSSLKHLSRLSIRMALGHRRLHAIRDFDLPPPLKQYLMFEDLILTDKL is encoded by the exons ATGTGGACAGAGGGAGGCTGTCCATTTGGCAAGATGGGCTTCTACATCAGCTCCCTCTCCAGACCACCCTATGGAAACAGGGTCCAAGTGGACACACGCCCACCTGTCAAGCGTTACCAGGCAGCGCCCAGCTACAACTATCGGTGGACAGAACTGCACTACGAGGCTAGCCGTGGCAACACAGAAAAGCTGAGGCAACTCCTAGAAACCTCAG GCAAGGAGCTGGTGGACAGGAAAGATTATTATGGCAAGACGCCGCTCTACTGGGCTGCCTACAAAGGACAGAGACGTTCGGTGGAGCTGTTGCTGGAACACGGGGCCAACGTCAATACGTGCTGTAAACATGGGGGGACCCCCCTCCATGCTGCCATTGGCCTCTTCCCCGACTGCACCCTGCTGCTGATCCAG cATGGTGCAGACGTGAACCTGCAGGATAACTGGGGAGTGACCCCCATGTACTTGGCTGCGTGCAGCGGACAGACGGAGTGCATTCGGTTGCTGGTGCAAGCAGGTGCCTGCATCTCCTACAGGAACAAG AGAACTGGAGCCCCTCCCAAGCGCCTTGTCTCACAGCCTGCCCTGATCTCCTGGATGGAGTCTTGCCGCCGGCAGCCGAGCTCCCTCAAGCATCTCAGCCGCCTCTCCATCCGGATGGCTCTCGGCCACCGCAGGCTCCATGCCATCAGAGACTTTGACCTCCCTCCACCACTGAAGCAGTACCTGATGTTTGAGGACCTGATTTTGACGGACAAGCTGTAG